A window of the Cannabis sativa cultivar Pink pepper isolate KNU-18-1 chromosome X, ASM2916894v1, whole genome shotgun sequence genome harbors these coding sequences:
- the LOC133031986 gene encoding uncharacterized protein LOC133031986, whose protein sequence is MTSNAAESFNKVTEEFRKYPVTILVDFIRFTLQNWFASRLEKASKCATPLATTFENDLKDQHKDGMFRSVLRNGAQLFNVGTSPQGERGGDVNLVERTCTCGLFQMLKIPCPHACAAAVSQNVSVYTLCSPYYTKETWKKTYDATINIVGEEDEWVLPEHIKNIRIGVPVEKKPVGRPRKSNAGRRPTKRRPSSGQDLVFWLLVSVLIGDLCAIMVRFLCDVN, encoded by the exons ATGACAAGCAACGCTGCCGAAAGCTTCAACAAGGTGACAGAAGAATTCAGAAAATATCCAGTAACTATTTTGGTTGACTTCATCAGGTTCACACTTCAAAATTGGTTTGCTTCTCGTCTCGAAAAGGCTAGTAAGTGCGCTACTCCTTTGGCTACTACTTTTGAAAATGATTTAAAGGATCAACACAAAGATGGTATGTTCAGGAGTGTCCTTCGTAATGGTGCCCAATTGTTCAACGTTGGTACGAGTCCTCAAGGTGagagaggtggtgatgtgaactTAGTGGAGAGAACATGCACTTGCGGACTTTTCCAAATGCTGAAAATCCCTTGTCCACATGCATGTGCCGCAGCAGTTAGTCAGAATGTGAGCGTGTACACACTTTGCTCTCCATATTACACTAAAGAAACGTGGAAGAAAACCTACGATGCCACAATTAATATTGTTGGCGAGGAGGATGAGTGGGTACTACCGGAACATATCAAGAACATAAGAATCGGGGTACCAGTGGAGAAAAAACCAGTAGGTCGGCCTAGGAAGAGCAATGCAGGTAGAAGACCGACGAAGCGTCGACCGTCTAGTGGTCAG gatcttgttttttggttgCTCGTTTCTGTATTGATTGGCGATCTTTGTGCGATTATggtgcgatttttgtgcgatgtTAACTGA